CCCCGACACCCCCGAGTGTTTAATGCTCGCCCTCAGATCGGGTGGATCGCGATTGGCAGCCACGGTTCCGCGCCGGGGTTGGGGTTGTCAGTTGTGGTGGGACGCGGGGCGAAATCCCGGCACTGCCCTCGCGCCGCCCCCCGGCACGCTGACATCGCGGGCCCCACGCGCGCCGGGATCGCGGCCCCCGAAGAAGATATCGCGGCCCGGCCCCAATACAGGCAAGCGCCACACCGCGCGCCCGGGCGTTTCCTCCTCTATTTATGCCGCGCACCGACCTCGACGCGCCCAGGCCAAGGCCAAGGCCGCGCTGCGCAACGCCGACACGCCCCCCAGTTGATCAGGGCGTCGCTTTCTCGCGTGGGCTGGGCACCCTGCTCGCTGGCGCACTGGcactgctgctgcagcagctgcgcTCGTAGTCCCTCACAGTGCCCGCCCGGCCTGCTGCTAAAAGGGGGAGGATCCCTCGCAGTCAATTGCCCTGATCCTGAGGGGGGTATTAAGGGGAAGGAGTGAGGAGCGAGGTTGGAGTTGAAGTGCCGTGTGAGTGACCGAGTGGGAGAGCAAGAAGATCAGCCGAGAGGAGTGGTGGTGCACGGTGCTCAAACCTCGGCCGGTGCTCGGAGACGGACGGGCGATGGGGCGATCGCCGTGCTGCGTGAAGGAGGGGCTGAAGAAGGGGCCGTGGACGCCGGAGGAGGACCAGAAGCTGCTCGCCTACATCGAGCAGCACGGCCACGGCTGCTGGCGCTCGCTGCCCGCCAAAGCCGGTGAGCTAGCCGGCAAGCCCCGGCCGGTTCAATTTCGCAGCATTCTGCGAGGGGTGATCTTGGTCTCGTTACTGACGCGCGTGCGGGGAAATGGCCGTGGCAGGGCTGCAGCGGTGCGGCAAGAGCTGCCGGCTCCGGTGGACGAACTACCTCCGGCCGGACATCAAGCGGGGCAAGTTCAGCCTGCAGGAGGAGCAGACCATCATCCAGCTCCACGCGCTGCTCGGCAACAGGTGAGCGCTCGATCGATTTGCTTTGCTGGGTGGGGGATCGGATCGTCCTGGTAGCACTCTGGACCCAGAATTTTGACTGGTGGGTAGCTCTGGCTCTAGCGGATCACCGGCTGGTCAAGAACACACTAGCAGCCATGCCCGCACcgtggtcttgccacatttatGATTGGGAGATGCATGAGAGGGTACCTAGGCAGGACCGCAGGAGCACCACGAGATGGGGAAACATTTccaagtattttttttctctctcggaGTATGTTCCAGTCACCGTACACATGTTCTTGCAGCGTTTTTTACACGAACAACCTACGTTTTTTTTACACATGTTCTTGTAGTCGTACTCGCACAGGAGGAGACAAGGGAGCTTTTTTTCTCTACCGTGCTGCATTGTTCATCTTTTGCCTGACGAACAGCTACCGCTGAGCTTGCGTGAGTCGATCCATCAATGCACAGGCATCAACTCGGGAAAAAGTGTGAGGAAAGCTGGGCCATGGGAGCCACTGCCCcgaattttcctttctttttctccacaTGATTCGGCATTCAAGCTTCACATTCAATGAGGAGCCCGGCCCCCGTCGCTGTGGACCAAGGCAGCTAGCTCCTCGGTCCACTGTAGCCACCTGCTCACTTGCCGTTTTGACTCACAGTTGCTGTCACTTTCTGCATCGCCTCTGTGCTCGGCCATGCGCCCCGTTAACCTTCGCCGCAACTGCGGTTGTTTACTCTGGCTAGCTTCTGGTGCAGATTTCTCTCCGTGTTCATCTCTGAGGATCTCATGGCGTCCGCCGCCCGTTTTGTGCACGCAGGTGGTCGGCGATCGCGACGCACCTGCCGAAGCGCACCGACAACGAGATCAAGAACTACTGGAACACGCACCTCAAGAAGCGGCTGGCCAAGATGGGCATCGACCCGGTCACGCACAAGCCGCGCTCCGACGCggtcggcgcgggcggcggcggcggcgccgcgggcgcgCAGCACGCCAGGGCCGCCGCGCACCTCAGCCACACGGCGCAGTGGGAGAGCGCGCGGCTCGAGGCCGAGGCGCGCCTGGCGCGCGAGGCCAGgctgcgcgcgctcgccgcgtcCACCTCCGTCTCGGCGCCGCCgggcccctccgccgcggcgcacGGGGGGCTCGAGTCGCCCACGTCCACGCTGAGCTTCTCCGAGAGCGCGGCGCTCGCCTCGGTGCTGGAGGCgcacggtgcggcggcggcggcggcggcggccgcgcgcgccgccatgcAGCCCATGCAGGCGTACGAGGAGGCGTGCAAGGAgcatgagcagcagcagcagcagtggggcGTCCATGCTGCCGACGCGGCCTTCGCCGGCGCGGGGTTCACGGGGCTGCTTCTCGACGGCGCCTTGAACCAGCAGGACCTGAGGCCGGCGGCCAGCAGGGACGACGCGGACGCGGACGCCTTGCTGCAGGTgacggaggaggagaagaactACTGGGACAGCATACTGAACCTGGTGAATTCGTCGTCGATGTCGCTGCCGACGACGTCAGTCGTGGTGCCCGCGCCCGAGGCGTactcgtcgtcatcgtcgttgCAGACGTCCGTCGTTGTGGCCACGCCCGAGGCGTactcgtcgtcggcgtcgttgACGATGACGAGGTCAGTCGAGGTGCCCGCGCCCGAGGCgtactcgccggcgccggcgccggagttcTGACGCTGGTGGGCCCTGCAAATGTTGCTAGCATGCAGCCGGGAGAATGACACAGTAAATAGCTAGTGAGGGATTTCGAAATAATAATATTGGACTACTAATGTTGATTGTTAAATCGCGTTCTTGGGTTAATCTGACAGTACCATGATCAAACGTGTGAGCAAGATGGTTGTACCGAATTTAGAGTCTGTTATTACTCGTTCAAGTAGGCCAAGTTTCTCGTAGACTGTACAACAGTGACCAAATCCTCTCATATTTGCTCTGTAATTCGACAACCATCTTCATCAGCAATATAGTGGAGATAGTCGAAATGGGAAGAACTCCATTTTTTTGTTGGCACTGTATATGCCTGAGGATCCAAGATGAACTATTCAAGTTCGTAtgttgatgctacagtaccgatTTTGTACATTGTAGTATATTGGTCCTGTTATTTTggaataaatttcttttccaaACCAATCCAACTAATAAAAATCATGTAACACTCGTTTTGTTCGCCAATTTGTGGCTGATAGATGGGCCCTCTCTCTATCtgttgctcctcttcatctgtcATTTCGCTCGCCTTGTCCTTCCACCTCGCATCCTCCCACCCATGTCATATCTCTTGCACGAATGCATCCCCTTCTCATCTGTATCGTTTGAAGCACCATCTTCcagttgcccccccccccccccaattccACTCGTTCCGCTGTCGCACGCACCGTGCCTCGCAAATCCAGACATTGTGCATGCAACACACTCCTTCCGGCCAGTTCTCTCTATGCTCTCCCACTGTTATGTTCCGTTGCTTCCCCGTCCTCCTCCACCCACACTGTCACATGGTGATATGATGCAAGGTGCAAACGAGCATAGCAACAATAGCGAGAGAGTCAGAGGCATGTTCACCATGGCCGACAATCTTTACCCTAGCCACCACTTGCAGGCCAGTCATCCGCAATCCATCACTTTCCAATCTATTGCGGATGGCTCCGGCGGGAGCTGAAGCCACGCTTCCCTAAACCCTAAAGCGATACCGGCAACAACACTTTATGTATCTAGAGCTTACAATTAgttctatctctctctctctctctctcaagagATGGGGGAGACAACAAGGATGTTCGGCCCAAGATGTGCTGGCACGACTCTAGCGGCCCAAGATGTTCTATATCTGTCTCTTAATTTATGATATCATTCAATATGCAACAAAAGATCAAtgaattatagattaattaattattaatgccttgtcatatagtCAATGATACCCATTGCTTTGTCCACCCAAACATTTTTTACGCCCATTacctattttcctttttttggggGCACATAATTTTCTTCCTTTTATCCAGTCTCGTTCTTTTTCATGGCGTCCAGTCTCCATTGCCGCCTCCTTTTTCACGCAtctctttcttccttctctAGTCCTTCTTTTCCTACCTTCTTCCTTGTACTGCTCTAGTCTTGAGCTGTTCCTTCTTTTCCTACTTTCTTCCTTGTACGGCTCTAGTCTTGCGCTGTTCCCTCACAGGGGGTTGTTTCCAGTCGAGGAGAAGCCTAATAGAAGCCTCGCTTGCCTCCATTGTCATGGGCCGTACGTGGCCGCACTGCTCCCTCGCCTCCACCGCCACAAACCGGCTccggcacctccaccaccgcttCCTGACACCGACACTAACGCACCCCTCGTCCTCATCGTCGACCAAGTcccccgcctccctcgccgcctcccGGCTTTGGCACCACCAAGCTCCGCCGCTGTCGCGCAATCTCCCTTCTTCTCCAACTCTGGCCGGCATCCCCTACAACCCTGCTACCATCCTTGCTCGGCAACCATCCCCCCACCCTCCCACCTCGCCACCATCTTGAACGGCTCCACTGTCGGTCCGGCGACCACCCCCGCCCCTCTATAGGTCCGGCAGTACAGCAGTCCTGGCAACCTCAAATCTTAACCCCTGAAA
This sequence is a window from Panicum virgatum strain AP13 chromosome 7K, P.virgatum_v5, whole genome shotgun sequence. Protein-coding genes within it:
- the LOC120642305 gene encoding transcription factor MYB16-like — protein: MGRSPCCVKEGLKKGPWTPEEDQKLLAYIEQHGHGCWRSLPAKAGLQRCGKSCRLRWTNYLRPDIKRGKFSLQEEQTIIQLHALLGNRWSAIATHLPKRTDNEIKNYWNTHLKKRLAKMGIDPVTHKPRSDAVGAGGGGGAAGAQHARAAAHLSHTAQWESARLEAEARLAREARLRALAASTSVSAPPGPSAAAHGGLESPTSTLSFSESAALASVLEAHGAAAAAAAAARAAMQPMQAYEEACKEHEQQQQQWGVHAADAAFAGAGFTGLLLDGALNQQDLRPAASRDDADADALLQVTEEEKNYWDSILNLVNSSSMSLPTTSVVVPAPEAYSSSSSLQTSVVVATPEAYSSSASLTMTRSVEVPAPEAYSPAPAPEF